Proteins encoded together in one Mycobacterium noviomagense window:
- a CDS encoding trans-aconitate 2-methyltransferase codes for MWDPDTYLAFASQRARPFYDLLSRVAAERPRRVVDLGCGGGNLTLQLPRRWPDAVIEALDSSPEMVAAARERGLDATVGDLRDWKPHRDTDVVVSNSAMQWVPEHAELMVRWTGRLGPGSWIAVQMPGNFESPSHAAVRAVARREKFAKTLRDIPFRIGSAVQPPARYAELLIDAGCTVDVWETTYLHQLTGEHPVLDWITGTALVPVRDRLNDEQWEQFRGELIPLLADAYPPRPDGSTFFPFRRVFVVARVR; via the coding sequence ATGTGGGATCCCGACACATACCTGGCCTTCGCCAGTCAGCGTGCCCGCCCGTTTTACGACCTGCTCTCCCGCGTTGCCGCGGAACGGCCGCGCCGGGTCGTCGACCTCGGCTGCGGGGGCGGCAACCTGACTCTGCAGCTGCCGCGGCGTTGGCCCGACGCGGTGATCGAGGCGTTGGACAGCTCACCGGAGATGGTCGCGGCGGCCCGTGAGCGCGGGCTCGATGCAACCGTGGGTGACCTGCGGGACTGGAAGCCGCACCGGGACACCGACGTGGTGGTCAGCAATTCCGCCATGCAGTGGGTGCCCGAGCATGCCGAGCTGATGGTCCGCTGGACCGGTCGCCTGGGCCCCGGCTCGTGGATCGCCGTCCAGATGCCCGGCAACTTCGAATCCCCGTCACACGCCGCGGTGCGCGCTGTTGCTCGGCGTGAGAAGTTCGCAAAAACCCTGCGCGACATTCCATTTCGGATCGGCTCAGCGGTCCAGCCGCCCGCTCGATACGCCGAGCTTCTCATCGACGCCGGCTGCACCGTCGACGTGTGGGAGACCACCTACCTGCACCAGCTGACCGGTGAGCACCCGGTGCTGGACTGGATCACCGGCACCGCGTTGGTTCCGGTGCGCGATCGCCTCAACGACGAGCAGTGGGAGCAGTTCCGCGGGGAGCTCATCCCCCTGCTTGCCGACGCATACCCGCCCCGCCCGGATGGCAGCACGTTCTTCCCATTCCGGCGGGTGTTCGTCGTCGCCCGGGTGAGATGA